CTTGCCGGCCCAACCTAGCTTGGTGCGGAGGGTGGAGAAGTAGTCTCTGCGTAGCAGATTGACAAGTTTAAAGTTTTTTTTGGTGCGTGAGATGCGGAAGACCTCGCCTGTTTGCAGGATCTGGGGAGTCAAGCCATCAGCGCGTATCTCCAGAGGCTCATAGTCACTTAAATATTGAATTTGAATCTCATTATGAGAGGTAAGCACGATGGGACGGTTGGAGATGGTGTGAGGGCTGATAGGGGTGATTACGAGCGCCTCAAGCGTGGGGCTGATGATCGGCCCTCCTGCTGCTAGCGAGTAGGCGGTGGATCCACTGGGGGTGGCGATGATGATTCCATCGGCGACAAAGGTGTTCAGATAGAGCCCATCAACGTGGATAGCAATCTCGACAAGGCTCGGGTTTCTTGCGCGGTGGACAACGATGTCGTTAACGGCTGTGCAGCGCTCTCCGTGCAGGCTCTCTCCTTGGATCATGACGCGCTCTTCGATGGTATAGGCGCCATTCATAAGATCTTGCAGGCTTGGATAGATATCATCGATGGGTACGTCGGCTAAAAAGCCTAGATGGCCGAGGTTGATACCGAGGATAGCGGCATCGAGATGCGCATACTTGTGGATGAGTTTAAGAATAGTTCCATCGCCGCCCATCGAGATGAGAAATTTGATCTCCTTCTCACTCACACTGCTAATCGGTTTTGCACCGATGTGGGCTGCCTCTTCATCTTCTGCAACAACAGTGGCTCCAATGCTTGTCAAAAATTCGCAGATGCCAATCGCGAGATTTTTGGACTGCTTCTTATGTTCATTGGGAAAGAGGGCGATGATCATGATCTAAAAGCTGGGGTTAAAGAGTGTGTAGAAAAGTTGAACTCTTGCAGGATTTTAGAGCTGATCGCTTCTGGGTTGAGCCCAATCTCATTGAGTATCTCTGCATGAGTTCCCTGTTCTAAGAAGGTGTCGGGGATGCCGAAGTTAAGAACCTGGTGGCCAGTGAAGCCGCTGCGAACGAGGAAGGAGTTAAAGATCATTCCAAGGCCGCCGTTAAGAGAGTGCTCTTCAATGGTAACGACGTAGCGGTGGTTGAGAAGAATGCTGCAGAAGAGGTCGCTATCTAGAGGCTTAACAAAGACGGGGTCGACAACAGTTGCATCGACGCCTGCAATTTTTAGTAGCTCTTTCACCTGCAGGGCCATCTGGCACATGTGTCCGAGCGCGACGATTAAGAGCTCTCTACCTCGAGAGAGAACCTCAGCAGTTCCAAGCTCTCTTCTCTCCAGAGGAGCGTCAACTTCCTCAGTGGATAAGTTGGGATAACGAATAGCTGTCGGCCGATTCCAGTTAAAGGCACTCTCCATCAGCTCCTTTAAAAGCTGACCATTTCTAGGCTGACAGATCACCATATTTGGCATCGCATTCAAGAAGGAGATGTCGTAGATGCCATGATGAGTGGTTCCATCAGCGGGAGAGATGCCTCCTCGGTCGAGCGCGAAGAGAACGGGGAGCTCTTGTAAGCAGACGTCCTGAAAGAGGTTGTCGAGCGCTCTCTGCAAGAAGGTGGCGTAGATGCAGGCGACCACCTTCATCTTCTTGCCATAGGCGATGCCCCCGCAGAAGGTGACGGCGTGGCCCTCTGCGATCCCCACGTCTAAGCAGCGGTCGGGAAACTGGGTCATGAACTCGTCGAGACAGGAGCCTGCCGGCATTGCTGGTGTGATGGTCACAAGGCTAGGATCGTTCTCTGCCATCTTCAGAATCTGGCGTCCAAAAATTTGCGGAAAGGTCTGTTTTGAGGAGGTCGAAGGGTGGAACTTACCGGTCGACTTGTCGAAGGGGCGGCATCCGTGATAGGTGATCGGATTGATCGAGGCGCTATCCATCCCTTTGCCTTTCACAGTGTGCACATGGAGGAGGATGGGCTTTGTCTGGTTTTTTAACTCTTTTAACGTGGCGATGAGCTGCTCGATATCGTGTCCATCTACAGGGCCGGAATAGGAGAGTCCAAACTGGTTGAAGAAGGAGGGGGACTCTGCATCTGAAAGAATGCTTGTGATGGCACCGACATTATTCGAGATCGCCATGTTGTTATCGTTTAAAATAACGATGAAGCGGCTGAGATCTTTGGGGATGTTGTTAAGCGCCTCAAGTGTGAGACCGCAGGTTAAGCTCGCATCTCCGAGAATGGGCAGGATGTGTTCGCGCCGTTTGGTGAGGTCGCGGTTTTTTGCAACGCCGAGCGCAAGCGAAAGAGCGGTTCCCGCATGGCCTGCAAAGAAGTGGTCGTGAGCTGACTCTTTTGGATTGCAGAAGCCTGAAAGTCCTTTGAACTGGCGGATCTTTGAAAATTTCTCCTGACGGCCAGTTAGAAGTTTGTGAGGGTAGGACTGGTGGCTGACATCGAAGATGAACTTATCTTCAGGCGAGTGGAAGACGTAGTGAAGAGCGATTGAGAGCTCGACCATGCCGAGATTTGAAGCGAGGTGCCCTCCATTGATGGAGAGGACGTCGATGATCTTCTGGCGGATCTCTCCTGCGAGCTGATTCAGCTTTTGCAAAGAGAGGCTTTGCAGATCCTGCGGCTGCTTAATCTCTGAGAGAAGCGGCGTTTGCATTTACCCTCGTAAAGGTCTCTCGCACTGGTTCGTTTTTCTCGTTTGCTTGAAGTGTCCCGTCGCGATTTTTAATTAACACTTCGATTTTCTGTTCGGCTTCAGAGAGTCTGCTCTGGCATTGAACAATTAGTCTGTCCGCCTCTTCGTAGAGTTTGATCGACTCATCTAGAGAGACGGCGTTCGAATTCATCTTCTCGAGGATCTGCTCAAGCCTTGCGTAGGCTGCTTCGAAGGTTGCTGTCTGTTGCTCGCTCATTATTCTACCTTAGCTTTGATGGTGCCATCCTGAAGAAGGATGCGCAGCGTCTCATCTTGTTTGACCTGCTTTGCCGAGAGGATAATTGAATCCTCTTTTTCCTGAAAGACAATGGCATACCCTTTCGTTAAAAGGTTTTTTGGATTGATCGCTTTCAGATGCGCGGCCGTGAATGAGAGCTTCTGTTTTAAAGAGGAGAGCTGTGCCATCGGGCTCTGCACTCTTGCTTGTCTCTGAAGCGCGCTAAGCTTCAGCCGTTTTTCATACACAGTGCGTTTAAGCGCAAGCTCGATACTCTCTTTCGTCTCATCGACCATTTGAGCGTATTTGCCCAGGAGAAAATAGGGTTGAGAGATCGCAGGCTGACGGCTTATCGATGCGAGCCGCTGCTTATGGCTTCTCAAAAGAAGAGTTGTCGTTTCGCGCACCCTTCTCTGCATCTGGCCCAGAAACTGGAGCTCTTTGCTCTTCTCTGCGATCGCGATCTCAGCAGCGGCAGATGGAGTCGGCGCACGGATGTCGGCAACAAAGTCTGCGATGCAGAAGTCTGTCTCATGGCCCACTGCGGAGATAACGGGAATTGAAGAGTTGAAAATAGCCTGGGCTACGATCTCCTCGTTAAAGGCCCACAGATCTTCCAGAGAGCCCCCTCCGCGGCCCACGATAAGAACGTCGGCGAGCTTGTGCTGGTTGAACTGTTCAATCGCTCTTGCGATCTCCTGGGCTGCTCCCTCGCCTTGAACTTTGACCGGGTTGAGCAGGAGCTGGAATCCCGAATATCTGCGGCCTAGCACATGCAAAATATCTTGAATAACAGAACCTGTAGGGCTCGTGACTACGCCGATTGTTTTAGGGAACTTGGGCAGAGCCTTTTTTCTCTTTGCATCGAACCAGCCCTTGCTCTGCAGCTTCGCTTTTAACTCGTGTAGTTTGAGGAGAAGCTCTCCGACGCCGAGATACTTGAGCTCTCGGGCGATGATCTGGTAGTTTCCTCGGGGAGCATAAACAGAGAGCTCTCCCTTCAGAACGACCTGATCTCCCGCTTTTGGCGTGCGAGTGAGCGTCTGGGCCGTACCTCTAAAGAGGACTGCTGAGATCTGGGCTTCCGCATCTTTTAAGGTGAAGTAGAGGTGGCCTGAGGATTGTTCTTTGAAGTTGCTGATCTCGCCTTGAACAGTCACATATAAAAAACGACCTTCTAAATGTTTTTTTATAGCGCTTGTTAGCTGGGTAACTGTAAGAATTTCTTCCATAGCGTGGCTTGCCTCTTGCAACTGATCTGTCAGCTTGGTTATCATATGGCCTTCCTGTCAAGGTTTTTATGGGAAAAAAAAGTAGGTTAATTATCGTGGGGAACTGGAAGATGTACAAGACGGCCAGAGAGGCCGAAGTGTACGTAGCTGCCCTCATCCCTCAAATTTCCTCCTCTGCGCGCGTTCTTTTAGCTGTTCCCTTCACAGCTCTGCATGCCGCATCAGCTGCGAGCAGAAAGAGCTCCATCCAGGTCGGAGCTCAGAATATGCATGACGCTCCTGAAGGCGCCTTCACAGGAGAGATCTCTGCTGGAATGCTCAAGGAGGCGGGCGCTCAGTTTGTGCTTCTCGGCCACTCCGAACGACGCAGCTACTTTCAAGAGACAAGCGCTTTCATCAACCGAAAGGTCAAGCGAGCTTTAGCCGAGGGGCTAACCCCGATCGTCTGCGTGGGAGAGAGTGAGAAGGAGCGAGAGGCGGGAAAAACAGAAGAGATCCTACTCTCTCAGCTCTCCGAGTCGCTTACAGGCCTCAC
Above is a genomic segment from Chlamydiales bacterium containing:
- a CDS encoding triose-phosphate isomerase codes for the protein MGKKSRLIIVGNWKMYKTAREAEVYVAALIPQISSSARVLLAVPFTALHAASAASRKSSIQVGAQNMHDAPEGAFTGEISAGMLKEAGAQFVLLGHSERRSYFQETSAFINRKVKRALAEGLTPIVCVGESEKEREAGKTEEILLSQLSESLTGLTVQELEKIHIAYEPVWAIGTGKTATPEIADAAHLICRNFLKEKCGALVAEKIAILYGGSVKPESANALLSMPNIDGALVGGAALDPSVFAQIINSGQTV
- a CDS encoding exodeoxyribonuclease VII large subunit produces the protein MEEILTVTQLTSAIKKHLEGRFLYVTVQGEISNFKEQSSGHLYFTLKDAEAQISAVLFRGTAQTLTRTPKAGDQVVLKGELSVYAPRGNYQIIARELKYLGVGELLLKLHELKAKLQSKGWFDAKRKKALPKFPKTIGVVTSPTGSVIQDILHVLGRRYSGFQLLLNPVKVQGEGAAQEIARAIEQFNQHKLADVLIVGRGGGSLEDLWAFNEEIVAQAIFNSSIPVISAVGHETDFCIADFVADIRAPTPSAAAEIAIAEKSKELQFLGQMQRRVRETTTLLLRSHKQRLASISRQPAISQPYFLLGKYAQMVDETKESIELALKRTVYEKRLKLSALQRQARVQSPMAQLSSLKQKLSFTAAHLKAINPKNLLTKGYAIVFQEKEDSIILSAKQVKQDETLRILLQDGTIKAKVE
- a CDS encoding exodeoxyribonuclease VII small subunit, translating into MSEQQTATFEAAYARLEQILEKMNSNAVSLDESIKLYEEADRLIVQCQSRLSEAEQKIEVLIKNRDGTLQANEKNEPVRETFTRVNANAASLRD
- a CDS encoding 1-deoxy-D-xylulose-5-phosphate synthase, whose protein sequence is MQTPLLSEIKQPQDLQSLSLQKLNQLAGEIRQKIIDVLSINGGHLASNLGMVELSIALHYVFHSPEDKFIFDVSHQSYPHKLLTGRQEKFSKIRQFKGLSGFCNPKESAHDHFFAGHAGTALSLALGVAKNRDLTKRREHILPILGDASLTCGLTLEALNNIPKDLSRFIVILNDNNMAISNNVGAITSILSDAESPSFFNQFGLSYSGPVDGHDIEQLIATLKELKNQTKPILLHVHTVKGKGMDSASINPITYHGCRPFDKSTGKFHPSTSSKQTFPQIFGRQILKMAENDPSLVTITPAMPAGSCLDEFMTQFPDRCLDVGIAEGHAVTFCGGIAYGKKMKVVACIYATFLQRALDNLFQDVCLQELPVLFALDRGGISPADGTTHHGIYDISFLNAMPNMVICQPRNGQLLKELMESAFNWNRPTAIRYPNLSTEEVDAPLERRELGTAEVLSRGRELLIVALGHMCQMALQVKELLKIAGVDATVVDPVFVKPLDSDLFCSILLNHRYVVTIEEHSLNGGLGMIFNSFLVRSGFTGHQVLNFGIPDTFLEQGTHAEILNEIGLNPEAISSKILQEFNFSTHSLTPAFRS
- a CDS encoding NAD(+)/NADH kinase; translation: MIIALFPNEHKKQSKNLAIGICEFLTSIGATVVAEDEEAAHIGAKPISSVSEKEIKFLISMGGDGTILKLIHKYAHLDAAILGINLGHLGFLADVPIDDIYPSLQDLMNGAYTIEERVMIQGESLHGERCTAVNDIVVHRARNPSLVEIAIHVDGLYLNTFVADGIIIATPSGSTAYSLAAGGPIISPTLEALVITPISPHTISNRPIVLTSHNEIQIQYLSDYEPLEIRADGLTPQILQTGEVFRISRTKKNFKLVNLLRRDYFSTLRTKLGWAGKLRS